TTCTTTTCTGCGCTTGCTTCGATGTCATAAGCAACAGACAAGATCTTGTTGTATGCAAGGTCAATTTCTTTGAATATGTCACTTAGAAAACTTTGAAAAGATACTGCCCAGTCTTTCACAGGTTTCAAAAAGAGCTTTTCAATTGCGCTGAGGTTGTTCTTGCCCTGCAAAATTGAAAGTGTCTTGTCAACAAAGATTTTTAAAATCAGAATTGAAAATACGACTGATAGTACAAGCGCACCCAAGATAGTCAATACAACCTGCATCTTGCAAAACCCCCATGAAAAAAGTTTTACAAAAAAATTAAAGGCGCTTTGAAGCTCATCGCCCCAAAACGCCTTTGTTTTGGTAGAAGTATAAATTTTTATTTTTATTATAACACAGACATTTGAGAATAGCAAAGGGGAATTAAGAATATTTCGTATATTCTTCTCTTATCTTCTTTATCCTATCAATCTCAACCCCTGTTGCTTCAGCTATGAAATTATTATCAAACCCTTTTTGAATAAGCCTTCTAACAATTTCTTCTTCTTTTCGCTGTATACCTTCCTGTATGCCTTCTTCATAACCTTTTTCTTTGCCTTTTTCTTCTGCCTCTTTGTAATACTCCTGTATCAGCTGCTGAACATTGAATATAAACTCACCCACATCTTCCACCCCCTCAGCTTCTATCTTCTCCAATAATTCATCTATTCTGCTTTTCATCTCCTCTCTCACCTGCGGTTTTACTATCCTGAGCAGCCATGAACAAAACACTTTTAGCTGCGGCTGTGGTAACTTACAAACATATTCTGACACTTCACTGAGCTTTTCTACAAACTCCTCTGCATTTCTTCTTGACTTTTCTAAATAAAGAATAATACTTAAAAGGTCTAACCTACTTCTTAGCTTTTCATCATCAAGCCTATTTACATCAACCAGGATATAGTTAAACATATCATCCTTGAATATATCAAAACCTTTAAATATCTGGGTCGGTATGTTCCAGCTGCTTCTACCATTGTACAACACTATCGGAACAATTGGCGGTAATAACTCATCTGCCTTCTCTTCCATGTGTCTTTTCCATACCAAGCTCATATACTCAAACAATCTTTTCGGCATACTTTTGTCTGCAGTGGATTGTGGTTCTATTAACACATAAAAGTATATGTCCGTATCTTCTAATCTTGCTCTATATATGACATCTGCTTCTTTTTCTACAAACTCGTCCTTAATAAAACTCCTGTCAACAAACTCTAAACTCTCAGCATCTATTCTATTTACCCATTCTCTATTTATATTGCTCCTTAAAAAGTTTAAAAATACTTCCTTGAATTGAAATAATCTTTTGAACGTCAAATCATACTGGTTATGCGGTACTTTCTGCTGCATCTACTTCATCCTTATAATTAATTTTTATCCAGCTATAGTTTTTTCTTCTGTTTAAAATTATACCATAAAGACAAAGAGCATACAAGCAGCATCTCACTATTAATACTCGTTTGTTTAAGCCTCCCATCATCCTAAAATTGATATCAAAATGGGCTAAAAGGTCAAAAACCTCTGTTGAGGTTTTCAAAAACTCCTTTCAGAATAGCCCCTACAAATTCTTATTCTTTCACAGCTCCAGCTGTCAGACCCGACACAATTCTTTGCTGGAATACAAATACCATAAGCACAAGCGGAATCATTACCACAATTGCAGCTGCTGAAATCTCATCCCATGGAATTGTATATCTCCCCTGGAACATAACAATCCCAACAGATACTGTTCTCCAGATATCATCTGTGTTGATGACCAGGGCAAACAAGAACTCATTCCACGCAGATATAAATATCAATATCGCTGCAGTAAAAATCCCCGGTGCTATAAGCGGAGTTATTATTTTATAAAATATCTGGAATGTATTGCAGCCATCAATCTTTGCTGCCTCATCAATTTCATGAGATACACCTTGGTAAAATGTTGTCAGATACCAGATTGCAAGTGGCAGTGAAAATGTGGTGTATGGAATTAAAAGCCCAAAAAAGCTGTTTCTAAGCCCTAAGTTTTTTACCATAACGTAAATAGGAGATACAATTGTAATTTGTGGAAACATTGAGACAGCCAATGAAAGACTTAAAACAATGTTTTTTATCTTAGGTGAGATATTTGTCTTTGCAATTGCATATGCTGCAAAGCTGGCAATCACAATTGATATAACTGTAGTTTCAAGTCCTATTACAAAGCTGTTTAAAATATATCTTGCAAATGGCCGTTCAGTAAATACCATCTTGTAATTACCAATATGAGGCTTTAGTGTTATAAGAGATGAAATATTGAATATTTCGCTTTTTGGTCTTATAGAGGTAAGAAACAACCAATAAAACGGAAACAAAATTACAATCAAAGCGAATATAATTATCAAATTCATTACAATCTTTGCTATTTTCTCGCCTGTCAGCTTCTTTTTTTTCTTCATTTTACTTTATCACCTCTTTTGATGTGAAAATACCTCTGCGCCAAGAATCTTTATATAGATAAAGCTTATAATTGTCACCATTATAAAAATCAAAACTGCCAAAGTCGAACCTCTTCCAAAGTCAAGCTGGTTAAATAGAGTTTTGTAAGTGTAGATAGAGACTGTCTCTGTTGAGTTTGCAGGACCGCCACCAGTCAAAACATAAATCAGGTCAAATACTCTAAATGCATCCAAGGTTCTAAAAAGCAGGGCAACAAGTATGGTTGGTTTTAACATCGGTAGTGTAATCCTGAAAAATTGATAAACTGCATTTGCTCCATCCACTTTTGCAGCCTCATACAGTGACTCCGGAATTGTTTGAAGTCCTGCAACAAGCAATATTGCAATATAGGGTGTTGTTTTCCAGATATCTGCTGTCATTGCCGCAATCATCGCGTTTGTAGTGCTCGATAAAAGATCTGCCGAGCTTTTAATAAGTCCAATGTCTGCAAAAAACTTTGCCAAGATGCCAACCTGACCGTCATACATAAACTTCCACATCAAAGCTGATATCACTGTTGGAATAGCCCATGGCAAAAGAATAATACTTTTGAAAACATTTTTCAGGCTTGCTACTTTGTGCATAACAACTGCAAGCATCAGACCAAATACAAGTTCAAAAAACACTGTTACAACTGTAAACAAAAGTGTATTTTTTATAGCTGACAAAAACCTTGAATCTTTTAGATAGTAGCTATAGTTCTGAAGACCAACAAAGTTTGGTTTAACTATCACCTGGTCAAACGCTAAAAGTGCCTGTTTTAAATCATTCATCTCTTGCGTGTTTGGCAAAGAGTTTGTAAGGTCCATGATTTTCTTAAAATATGTATTATATTGATTTATCTCTTTAGCAGCCACTGGTAGATATTTTAGTTTGTTATCTACTGGGTGAAAGTTATTTAAAAGTTCATTTACCTTGTTGAGCCTGTCTATTCTGGTCTTTGTATTAAAAATGCTTTTCTCCATCATAGCCAAGAGATGTTTTATTCTTGAAATTGTCTTTTTTTGACTATCATTCAAAGCTTCCATTTTTATACTATCAATTATTGAAGTAGCTGTAAAAAGAGTATTAGCATAGTTTTCTACATCTATCTTGTATGAAAGTGAAACCTCGCTTTTTGTTGGGTTATTTAGCTGAATGTCAAATAAGCTGAAGACGAAAACCTGCACAAGTGGAATCACCGCAACAAAGATGAATATTAAAACTGCAGGTAGTAAAAACAAATATCCAAACACTTTTTCCTTTCTGTCCATCTTTTCCCTCCCCTTTAAACTTGATTGGCAGGCTCAAGAAAATCTTGAACCTGCCAATGAAATAACTATTAGAATTACTTTGAAGTTTTTACAACTTCTTTTAATTTCTTGTCCATATCAGCAACAGCTGTTTTTACATCCTTCTTACCGTTTACAATATTTGAAAGTTCAATTTGCATAACATCTGAAATCTTTGGGTAAATTGGCGACACAGGTCTTGGAACAGCAGCTAATATAGCTTCAATAAATTTCTTATCACCTATTAGTGGGTTAGCTTTTATAACATCTTTATCATTGAAAAGTGGTTTGTAAACAGGAACATTTCCATTGTAAATAGCCATAAGTTTCTGTCCTTCTTTTTGTACAAGGAACTTTAAAAGTCTCCAGGAAGCTTCCGGATTTTTCGAGAATTTGTTTATACCTACCATCCATCCACCAAGACAAGCTGCAGACCCTTTTGAACCTTTTGGAAGAGGTAAAATTCCAACTTTTCCTCTCACTTTTGACTGTGGACTATTTATCATTGCCCACATGTAAGGCCAGTTTCTTGCAAAGACTGAAAGACCATTTATGAAAGCTGTATGCGTTTCAACCTCTGTGAATGTATTGATGTTTGGCGGAACAATCCCGGATGTTATAACTTTTCTCATCATGTTTAGTCCATCAATTGTTCCTTGATTGTTGACAACAATGTTTCCACTCTCATCAACAACCTTGCCACCATAAGATGCTATATATTCAATTGCATCACAAACAAGGCCTTCATATTGCTTTGCCTGCATTAAAAATCCGTACTTTGTTCCGTTTTTACCTTTATATTTCTTAGCAACTTTAATCAAATCATCCCATGTCTTTGGAAGTTCATTTTGAGGAACAATGTCTTTTCTGTAATAAAGAAGTCCTGCATCAATAAATCTTGGAAATGCCCACATCTGTCCTTTAAATCTTGCAGCATCAATTGTTCCTTTAATGTAGTCATTGAGATTAGTCTTGTCGCGCTTTATGAATCTGTCAAGAGGAAGTGTGTAACCTGCTTGAGCAAACTCAGCTGGCCAGATAACGTCCATGTCAAACACATCAATGTCAGAACCACCAGCACTCAGAACTGTTACAAGCTGATCGTGATTTTGGCCTGTGTCAGATGGATTTTCTTTGTAGATTACATTGATGTCTGGGTTTTTCTTCATGAACTCTTTGATAATCTTTTCTGTTGCGTGTGTTTCGTCCTTGCCTCGAACATAAGTAATTGTGACCTGTTTTTTAGAAGCGGCATTAGAATTGGCAGGACCAAAGGCTAAAAACAAACCTACACTAAAAGCAATTAAAACCATCACAGCTATAAAT
The sequence above is drawn from the Caldicellulosiruptor bescii DSM 6725 genome and encodes:
- a CDS encoding ABC transporter substrate-binding protein, which translates into the protein MKRFIAVMVLIAFSVGLFLAFGPANSNAASKKQVTITYVRGKDETHATEKIIKEFMKKNPDINVIYKENPSDTGQNHDQLVTVLSAGGSDIDVFDMDVIWPAEFAQAGYTLPLDRFIKRDKTNLNDYIKGTIDAARFKGQMWAFPRFIDAGLLYYRKDIVPQNELPKTWDDLIKVAKKYKGKNGTKYGFLMQAKQYEGLVCDAIEYIASYGGKVVDESGNIVVNNQGTIDGLNMMRKVITSGIVPPNINTFTEVETHTAFINGLSVFARNWPYMWAMINSPQSKVRGKVGILPLPKGSKGSAACLGGWMVGINKFSKNPEASWRLLKFLVQKEGQKLMAIYNGNVPVYKPLFNDKDVIKANPLIGDKKFIEAILAAVPRPVSPIYPKISDVMQIELSNIVNGKKDVKTAVADMDKKLKEVVKTSK
- a CDS encoding Rpn family recombination-promoting nuclease/putative transposase, with protein sequence MQQKVPHNQYDLTFKRLFQFKEVFLNFLRSNINREWVNRIDAESLEFVDRSFIKDEFVEKEADVIYRARLEDTDIYFYVLIEPQSTADKSMPKRLFEYMSLVWKRHMEEKADELLPPIVPIVLYNGRSSWNIPTQIFKGFDIFKDDMFNYILVDVNRLDDEKLRSRLDLLSIILYLEKSRRNAEEFVEKLSEVSEYVCKLPQPQLKVFCSWLLRIVKPQVREEMKSRIDELLEKIEAEGVEDVGEFIFNVQQLIQEYYKEAEEKGKEKGYEEGIQEGIQRKEEEIVRRLIQKGFDNNFIAEATGVEIDRIKKIREEYTKYS
- a CDS encoding carbohydrate ABC transporter permease: MKKKKKLTGEKIAKIVMNLIIIFALIVILFPFYWLFLTSIRPKSEIFNISSLITLKPHIGNYKMVFTERPFARYILNSFVIGLETTVISIVIASFAAYAIAKTNISPKIKNIVLSLSLAVSMFPQITIVSPIYVMVKNLGLRNSFFGLLIPYTTFSLPLAIWYLTTFYQGVSHEIDEAAKIDGCNTFQIFYKIITPLIAPGIFTAAILIFISAWNEFLFALVINTDDIWRTVSVGIVMFQGRYTIPWDEISAAAIVVMIPLVLMVFVFQQRIVSGLTAGAVKE
- a CDS encoding carbohydrate ABC transporter permease — translated: MDRKEKVFGYLFLLPAVLIFIFVAVIPLVQVFVFSLFDIQLNNPTKSEVSLSYKIDVENYANTLFTATSIIDSIKMEALNDSQKKTISRIKHLLAMMEKSIFNTKTRIDRLNKVNELLNNFHPVDNKLKYLPVAAKEINQYNTYFKKIMDLTNSLPNTQEMNDLKQALLAFDQVIVKPNFVGLQNYSYYLKDSRFLSAIKNTLLFTVVTVFFELVFGLMLAVVMHKVASLKNVFKSIILLPWAIPTVISALMWKFMYDGQVGILAKFFADIGLIKSSADLLSSTTNAMIAAMTADIWKTTPYIAILLVAGLQTIPESLYEAAKVDGANAVYQFFRITLPMLKPTILVALLFRTLDAFRVFDLIYVLTGGGPANSTETVSIYTYKTLFNQLDFGRGSTLAVLIFIMVTIISFIYIKILGAEVFSHQKR